The genome window GGTGCCGAACAGTCGTCCCATGTATTCAAACCTTTCGTTGATCGCCCCGAGAATGGCAGAGGGGGTGCCCGACCCCGGACACCCCCTGCTTGCGCGTCGCGCCGTTAGCGCTTGCTGTACTGCGGAGCCTTGCGCGCCTTCTTCAGGCCGTACTTCTTGCGCTCCTTGACCCGCGGGTCGCGGGTGAGGAAGCCGGCCTTCTTCAGCGGCGGCCGGTCCTCGGAGTCGAGGTCGATGAGCGCGCGGGCGATGCCCAGGCGCAGCGCACCGGCCTGGCCGGTGATGCCGCCGCCCTTGAGCAGCGCGACGACGTCGTACTGGTCTTCCTTCTCCAGGGTCACGAACGGCTCCTTGATGAGCTGCTGGTGGACCTTGTTCGGGAAGTAGTTCTCCAGCTC of Cumulibacter manganitolerans contains these proteins:
- the rpsI gene encoding 30S ribosomal protein S9; translated protein: MTTTTVADKPVQTVGRRKEAIVRVRLVPGTGKFSLNGRELENYFPNKVHQQLIKEPFVTLEKEDQYDVVALLKGGGITGQAGALRLGIARALIDLDSEDRPPLKKAGFLTRDPRVKERKKYGLKKARKAPQYSKR